The following coding sequences lie in one Halorarum halophilum genomic window:
- a CDS encoding ketopantoate reductase family protein, whose amino-acid sequence MDIVVFGAGALGSLVGGALAGKHAVTLVGRDPHVARIREDGLRISGELDALVHPEATTDPAGLVADLALVTVKAYDTAEAAEALADGDVDLVCSLQNGLTEGTLRERLGDRVLAGTATYGAELVDPGHVRCTGLGRIHVGELDDGGSDRAERVAAAFRAAELDCEADPAMARRRWEKLAVNAGINAVTALAGVENGALAGPPGARTAERAARETARVARAEGVDLTDDDAVTALRDVVDETAANRSSMYQDVRAGRRTEVEAINGAVVDLGRANAVATPTNGTLAELVRTWEAARDLRPPDAD is encoded by the coding sequence ATGGACATCGTCGTCTTCGGCGCCGGCGCGCTCGGGAGCCTCGTCGGCGGCGCCCTCGCCGGCAAACACGCGGTCACGCTGGTCGGGCGCGACCCGCACGTGGCGCGAATCCGGGAGGACGGCCTTCGCATCTCGGGGGAACTCGACGCCCTCGTCCACCCGGAGGCGACGACCGATCCCGCGGGACTCGTCGCCGACCTCGCGCTCGTGACGGTGAAGGCGTACGACACCGCCGAGGCGGCCGAGGCGCTCGCCGACGGCGACGTCGACCTCGTCTGCTCGCTCCAGAACGGCCTCACCGAGGGGACGCTCCGCGAGCGACTCGGCGACCGCGTGCTCGCCGGTACGGCGACCTACGGCGCGGAACTCGTCGACCCCGGCCACGTCCGCTGCACCGGGCTGGGTCGAATCCACGTCGGCGAACTCGACGACGGGGGGAGCGACCGCGCCGAACGGGTGGCTGCCGCGTTCCGCGCCGCCGAACTCGACTGCGAGGCCGACCCCGCGATGGCCCGCCGCCGGTGGGAGAAACTGGCCGTCAACGCCGGTATCAACGCCGTGACGGCGCTCGCCGGGGTCGAAAACGGCGCGCTCGCGGGGCCGCCCGGAGCCAGGACCGCCGAGCGGGCCGCCCGCGAGACCGCCCGCGTCGCCCGGGCCGAGGGAGTCGACCTCACGGACGACGACGCCGTGACGGCGCTCCGAGATGTCGTCGACGAGACGGCGGCCAATCGATCGTCGATGTACCAGGACGTGCGGGCAGGCCGAAGAACCGAGGTGGAAGCCATCAACGGCGCGGTCGTCGATCTGGGCCGGGCGAACGCCGTCGCGACGCCGACGAACGGGACGCTCGCCGAGCTGGTGCGGACCTGGGAGGCAGCCCGGGACCTGCGGCCGCCGGACGCCGACTGA
- a CDS encoding sulfatase, whose protein sequence is MNQEPGNVLFVVLDTVRKDRLGPYGYGRDTTPGLDAFAEEATVFEHAVAPAPWTLPVHASLFTGMYPHRHGADQENPYLEGATTLAETLSAAGYRTACYSSNAWITPYTHLTDGFDDQDNFFEVMPGDFLSGPLARAWKTMNDNEALRSVADKLVSLGNVAHEYLASGEGADSKTPAVIDRTKSFVDDAEADGDDWFAFINLMDAHLPYHPPAEYVDEYAPGVDSTEVCQNSKAYNSGARDIDEDEWTDIRNLYDAEIAHIDDQLTRLFDWLKETDRWDDTAVVVCADHGELHGEHDLYGHEFCLYDPLVNVPLLVKHPALDGGRREDTVELLDLYHTVLDTLDVEGGESTAPGEEAVPLDATRSLLSADYREFANATDPDPGQAASPEGEHGFVEYSRPVVELKQLEEKASAAGIDLPEDSRFYSRMRAARSTDAKYVRIDRIPDEAYRLDEDPGEENDLAGTDDERIEAAEAALGEFEAAAGGAWTDAAEGDVSDDSLDEMDEEATERLRDLGYVE, encoded by the coding sequence ATGAATCAGGAGCCGGGGAACGTCCTCTTCGTCGTCCTCGACACGGTCAGGAAGGACCGGCTCGGCCCGTACGGATACGGCCGGGATACGACGCCTGGACTCGACGCCTTCGCCGAGGAGGCGACCGTCTTCGAGCACGCGGTCGCGCCGGCGCCGTGGACGCTGCCCGTCCACGCCTCGCTGTTCACCGGAATGTACCCCCACCGGCACGGTGCGGACCAGGAGAACCCCTACCTCGAGGGGGCGACGACGCTCGCGGAGACGCTGTCCGCGGCCGGATACCGGACGGCGTGCTACTCCTCGAACGCGTGGATCACGCCCTACACCCACCTCACGGACGGCTTCGACGACCAGGACAACTTCTTCGAGGTGATGCCCGGCGACTTCCTCTCCGGGCCGCTCGCCCGGGCCTGGAAGACGATGAACGACAACGAGGCGCTCCGGTCGGTCGCGGACAAGCTCGTCTCGCTCGGCAACGTCGCCCACGAGTACCTCGCGTCCGGGGAGGGCGCGGACTCGAAGACGCCAGCCGTCATCGACCGGACGAAGTCGTTCGTGGACGACGCGGAGGCCGACGGGGACGACTGGTTCGCGTTCATCAACCTCATGGACGCCCACCTCCCCTACCACCCGCCGGCGGAGTACGTCGACGAGTACGCGCCGGGCGTCGACTCGACTGAGGTCTGCCAGAACTCGAAGGCGTACAACTCGGGCGCCCGCGACATCGACGAGGACGAGTGGACCGACATCCGGAACCTCTACGACGCCGAGATCGCCCACATCGACGACCAGCTCACGCGGCTGTTCGACTGGCTGAAGGAGACCGACCGCTGGGACGACACGGCGGTCGTCGTCTGCGCCGACCACGGCGAACTCCACGGCGAACACGACCTGTACGGCCACGAGTTCTGCCTGTACGACCCGCTGGTGAACGTCCCGCTGCTGGTGAAACACCCCGCCCTCGACGGCGGTCGACGCGAGGACACCGTCGAACTCCTCGACCTCTACCACACCGTGCTCGACACGCTGGACGTCGAGGGCGGCGAGTCGACCGCGCCGGGCGAGGAGGCCGTCCCGCTGGACGCGACCCGGTCGCTGCTCTCCGCGGACTACCGCGAGTTCGCGAACGCGACCGACCCCGACCCCGGACAGGCGGCGTCGCCCGAGGGCGAGCACGGGTTCGTCGAGTACTCCCGGCCCGTGGTGGAGTTGAAGCAGCTGGAGGAGAAGGCCTCCGCTGCCGGCATCGACCTTCCGGAGGACTCGCGGTTCTACAGCCGGATGCGCGCGGCACGGAGCACCGACGCGAAGTACGTCCGCATCGACCGCATCCCGGACGAGGCGTACCGGCTCGACGAGGACCCCGGGGAGGAGAACGACCTGGCCGGCACCGACGACGAGCGGATCGAAGCCGCCGAGGCGGCGCTCGGGGAGTTCGAGGCGGCCGCCGGCGGGGCGTGGACCGACGCCGCCGAGGGCGACGTGAGCGACGACTCGCTCGACGAGATGGACGAGGAGGCGACCGAACGCCTGCGCGACCTCGGCTACGTCGAGTAG
- a CDS encoding NifU family protein: MSTDSQDADDDLRERVTNFLRRNFPQIQMHGGSAAIQHLDRESGEIHIALGGACSGCGISPMTIQAIKSRMTKEIPEITQVHADTGMGGGADGDLGGMGHSGGGTSPSFPGESSDDGGESDEGPQAPF, translated from the coding sequence ATGAGCACCGACTCTCAGGACGCCGACGACGACCTTCGCGAGCGGGTCACGAACTTCCTGCGGCGGAACTTCCCGCAGATCCAGATGCACGGCGGCAGCGCGGCCATCCAGCACCTCGACCGCGAGTCGGGCGAGATCCACATCGCGCTCGGCGGCGCCTGCTCGGGGTGTGGCATCTCCCCGATGACCATCCAGGCCATCAAGTCCCGCATGACCAAGGAGATCCCCGAGATCACCCAGGTCCACGCCGACACCGGCATGGGCGGCGGCGCCGACGGCGACCTCGGCGGGATGGGCCACTCGGGCGGCGGCACGTCCCCCTCGTTCCCCGGCGAGTCGAGCGACGACGGCGGCGAGTCCGACGAAGGCCCCCAGGCCCCCTTCTAA
- a CDS encoding DUF5783 family protein: MADFDPEKFDDKYVHYFSELQRAYKNAFETMNDRYDSQLIHGIDQQILNESEPFYDAESGTFRIDLPENPSERLTAVVVDDEKLEATLERYVAEIESELYRVFDLEPPAEGE, translated from the coding sequence ATGGCCGATTTCGACCCCGAGAAGTTCGACGACAAGTACGTCCACTACTTCTCGGAGCTCCAGCGCGCGTACAAGAACGCGTTCGAGACAATGAACGACCGGTACGACTCCCAGCTGATCCACGGCATCGACCAGCAGATCCTGAACGAGAGCGAGCCGTTCTACGACGCCGAGTCGGGGACCTTCCGGATCGACCTCCCCGAGAACCCGAGCGAGCGGCTCACGGCCGTCGTCGTGGACGACGAGAAGCTCGAGGCGACCCTGGAGCGGTACGTCGCGGAGATCGAGTCCGAACTGTACCGCGTGTTCGACCTCGAACCGCCGGCTGAGGGGGAGTAG
- a CDS encoding alpha/beta hydrolase, translating into MASTSLDDRRADELDSDAQALLDELGEVGAPDLSHLSPEQARTLLGDLFTPAVDPEPVAEVDERKIRAYARDVRVRIYDPDPDQALPAVVYFHGGGWVVGNLDTHDKVARALANEGECLVVSVDYRKAPEHPFPAAVEDAYLVTKWVADNADELGTNRGLAVAGESAGGNLATVVAGMAAEKDVGAPAIDHQVLFYPVTDHSFDTTSYEENADGYFLTTRGMVWFWNHYLRDDIDGANLRASPLRAREEALAELPPATLFTCGYDPLRDEQFAYAEALADAGVPVEHTHYEGMIHDFANMSELAEPFPNVEAANDVQEQAGEAVREAFE; encoded by the coding sequence ATGGCGAGCACCTCACTGGACGATCGACGTGCCGACGAACTCGACTCGGACGCGCAGGCGCTGCTGGACGAACTCGGCGAGGTCGGCGCCCCGGACCTCAGCCACCTCTCGCCCGAGCAGGCCAGGACGCTGCTCGGCGACCTGTTCACGCCGGCGGTCGATCCCGAACCGGTCGCCGAAGTGGACGAGCGGAAGATCCGGGCGTACGCTCGTGACGTCCGCGTACGGATCTACGACCCCGACCCGGACCAGGCGCTCCCCGCGGTCGTCTACTTCCACGGGGGCGGCTGGGTCGTCGGCAACCTCGACACCCACGACAAGGTCGCCCGCGCGCTGGCGAACGAGGGCGAGTGCCTCGTCGTCTCCGTCGACTACCGGAAGGCGCCGGAACACCCCTTCCCTGCGGCCGTCGAGGACGCCTACCTCGTGACGAAGTGGGTCGCCGACAACGCGGACGAACTCGGAACCAACAGGGGGCTGGCCGTCGCCGGCGAGAGCGCGGGCGGCAACCTCGCGACCGTCGTCGCGGGGATGGCCGCCGAGAAGGACGTGGGCGCGCCGGCGATCGACCACCAGGTGCTGTTCTACCCGGTGACCGACCACTCGTTCGACACCACCTCCTACGAGGAGAACGCGGACGGCTACTTCCTGACGACGCGCGGGATGGTGTGGTTCTGGAACCACTACCTCCGGGACGACATCGACGGGGCGAACCTCCGGGCGTCTCCGCTGCGCGCCCGCGAGGAGGCCCTCGCCGAACTCCCGCCGGCGACCCTGTTCACCTGCGGCTACGACCCGCTCCGGGACGAGCAGTTCGCGTACGCCGAGGCACTCGCCGACGCGGGCGTCCCCGTCGAACACACCCACTACGAAGGGATGATCCACGATTTCGCCAACATGAGCGAACTCGCCGAACCCTTCCCGAACGTCGAGGCTGCAAACGACGTGCAGGAGCAGGCCGGCGAGGCGGTCCGGGAGGCGTTCGAGTGA
- a CDS encoding RAD55 family ATPase, producing the protein MLEDSPLSVGDSPEGRSLLIAGPPMTGKYDLMFRLLGDAVERGIVISTGDAADEVRASFAEVGGLDPAEIAVVDCVSKQRGVGTPDKPRVRYVSSPKNLTEIGMKFTDFFEEFREYDPPVGVGIHSLSELLMYLDPQDVYQFVRVLTKQAESEGWFTVAVIGSTMHDEQTLHTMYEPFDTVVNTRENDGARELRVRDRSQAATAWTTF; encoded by the coding sequence ATGCTGGAGGACTCCCCGCTGTCTGTCGGTGATTCGCCCGAGGGGCGGAGCCTCCTCATCGCCGGCCCCCCGATGACGGGGAAGTACGACCTCATGTTCCGCCTTCTCGGGGACGCCGTCGAGCGGGGGATCGTCATCTCGACCGGGGACGCAGCCGACGAGGTACGCGCGAGCTTCGCCGAGGTTGGGGGGCTCGATCCTGCGGAGATCGCCGTCGTCGACTGCGTCTCCAAACAGCGGGGCGTCGGGACGCCGGACAAACCCCGGGTCCGCTACGTCTCCTCGCCGAAGAACCTCACCGAGATCGGGATGAAGTTCACCGACTTCTTCGAGGAGTTCCGGGAGTACGACCCGCCGGTCGGCGTCGGCATCCACTCGCTCTCGGAGCTGCTGATGTACCTCGACCCGCAGGACGTCTACCAGTTCGTCCGCGTCCTCACCAAGCAGGCCGAGAGCGAGGGGTGGTTCACCGTCGCCGTCATCGGGTCGACGATGCACGACGAGCAGACCCTCCACACGATGTACGAGCCGTTCGACACCGTCGTCAACACCCGCGAGAACGACGGCGCGCGGGAGTTGCGCGTCCGCGACCGGTCGCAGGCCGCGACCGCCTGGACGACGTTCTGA
- a CDS encoding RAD55 family ATPase, which produces MRVSSGVSGFDGVVGGGLPAGRLYVICGPPGSGKTTFSAQFLSEGVAEGDRCLFISMHESQADLVDDMSGYGFGFGDALDSGQVTFLDAFSPDGKRFFGMPGERRDSNSISNRITSFVDSRDIDRVVIDSTMLLRFFLDDTDDTMIRFLSALKRVDATTYLISEMTDPSAYADEHYLSHGVVFFHNYMEEGGMSRGVQVVKMRGTDVDTDIHDLRFTDDGLVVDAGRAVTH; this is translated from the coding sequence ATGCGTGTATCGAGCGGCGTGAGCGGTTTCGACGGGGTCGTCGGCGGCGGCCTCCCCGCCGGCAGGCTCTACGTCATCTGCGGTCCCCCCGGGAGCGGAAAGACGACGTTCTCGGCGCAGTTCCTCTCCGAGGGCGTCGCCGAGGGGGACCGGTGCCTGTTCATCAGCATGCACGAGAGCCAGGCGGACCTCGTGGACGACATGAGCGGGTACGGGTTCGGCTTCGGGGACGCGCTGGATTCGGGTCAGGTGACGTTCCTCGACGCCTTCTCACCAGACGGCAAGCGCTTCTTCGGGATGCCCGGGGAACGGCGCGACTCGAACAGTATCAGCAACCGCATCACCTCGTTCGTCGACTCGCGGGACATCGACCGCGTGGTCATCGACTCGACGATGCTCCTCCGGTTCTTCCTCGACGACACCGACGACACGATGATCAGGTTCCTCTCCGCGCTCAAGCGCGTGGACGCGACCACATACCTCATCTCCGAGATGACGGACCCGTCCGCCTACGCGGACGAGCACTACCTCTCCCACGGCGTGGTGTTCTTCCACAACTACATGGAGGAGGGCGGGATGTCCCGGGGCGTCCAGGTTGTGAAGATGCGCGGGACCGACGTTGACACGGACATCCACGACCTGCGGTTCACGGACGACGGGTTGGTCGTCGACGCGGGCCGGGCGGTCACCCACTGA
- a CDS encoding chemotaxis protein CheW: MASSQQAADGPAAEDGEITQVLEFGLGEETYCLDIAYIDEIVDAGELTAIPNSPRHVEGVMDLRGKTTTIIDPKTLLGVAEDGARERIIVFDPQETDEGGTVGWVVDEVYQVRDVAPEQVDEATTAGDDDVRGIVKGDDRFVVWVEPRTQ; encoded by the coding sequence ATGGCGAGCAGTCAACAGGCGGCCGACGGACCCGCCGCCGAGGATGGGGAGATCACGCAAGTGCTCGAGTTCGGGCTGGGCGAGGAGACGTACTGTCTCGACATCGCCTACATCGACGAGATCGTCGACGCGGGCGAACTCACGGCAATACCGAACTCGCCCCGGCACGTCGAGGGCGTGATGGACCTGCGCGGGAAAACGACGACGATCATCGACCCCAAGACGCTGCTCGGGGTCGCCGAGGACGGCGCACGCGAGCGAATCATCGTCTTCGACCCGCAGGAGACCGACGAGGGCGGCACCGTCGGTTGGGTCGTCGACGAGGTGTACCAGGTGCGCGACGTCGCCCCCGAACAGGTCGACGAGGCCACGACGGCCGGCGACGACGACGTCAGGGGCATCGTGAAGGGCGACGACCGGTTCGTCGTCTGGGTCGAACCCCGAACGCAGTAA
- the cheB gene encoding chemotaxis-specific protein-glutamate methyltransferase CheB — MRGLITDILESGGVEVVAEAADGAEALSVVADVDPDVVTMDVEMPRMNGIEAVERLMREHPTPTLMLSAYTEDGAEETFAALDAGAVDFFAKPGGEVSMGVSRMEEQLVETVRSVAEADISGGRTSGAAVATATHGGTATETRPVGGVEPNTTVVIGSSTGGPDAVERVLSALPGGEDLRVLVVQHMPEAFTGRFADRLDAACELDVAEATDGARIGRGEVLVARGGEHMKVTRYRDGRLRVQLIDEDRGQNVRPSVNVTMESAAATIDDPLVGVILTGMGDDGATGVRAISEAGGRIIAQDEATSVVYGMPKRAAATGRVDTVLPLDDVAGGIVGGAS; from the coding sequence ATGCGGGGACTCATCACGGACATCCTCGAGTCCGGCGGGGTCGAGGTCGTCGCCGAGGCGGCCGACGGCGCCGAGGCGCTGTCGGTGGTCGCGGACGTCGACCCGGACGTGGTGACGATGGACGTGGAGATGCCGCGGATGAACGGCATCGAGGCGGTCGAACGGCTCATGCGCGAGCACCCGACGCCGACCCTCATGCTGTCGGCGTACACCGAGGACGGCGCCGAGGAGACGTTCGCCGCGCTCGACGCGGGCGCGGTCGATTTCTTCGCCAAACCGGGCGGCGAGGTGTCGATGGGCGTCTCACGGATGGAGGAACAGCTCGTCGAGACGGTTCGATCGGTCGCCGAGGCCGACATCAGCGGGGGGCGGACGAGCGGCGCGGCGGTCGCAACGGCGACGCACGGCGGGACCGCAACCGAGACGAGACCGGTCGGCGGCGTCGAGCCGAACACGACGGTCGTCATCGGCTCGTCGACCGGCGGCCCGGACGCCGTCGAACGCGTGCTCTCCGCGCTTCCCGGCGGGGAGGATCTCAGGGTACTCGTCGTCCAGCACATGCCCGAGGCGTTCACCGGTCGGTTCGCCGACCGCCTCGACGCGGCGTGTGAACTCGACGTCGCGGAGGCGACGGACGGCGCGCGCATCGGCCGCGGCGAGGTCCTCGTCGCCCGCGGGGGCGAACACATGAAGGTCACGCGGTACCGCGACGGCCGACTCCGCGTCCAGTTGATCGACGAGGACCGCGGGCAGAACGTCCGCCCGTCGGTCAACGTGACGATGGAGTCGGCGGCCGCGACGATCGACGACCCGCTCGTCGGCGTCATCCTCACGGGGATGGGCGACGACGGCGCGACCGGCGTGCGGGCCATCTCCGAGGCCGGCGGCCGCATCATCGCGCAGGACGAGGCGACCTCGGTCGTCTACGGGATGCCAAAGCGGGCGGCCGCCACGGGGCGCGTCGACACCGTGCTCCCGCTGGACGACGTCGCCGGCGGCATCGTCGGGGGTGCCTCGTAA
- a CDS encoding chemotaxis protein CheA: MSDAHIQAFVRESEEGITELNNSLLALESDPDDAAAMDAIFRTAHTLKGNAAAMGFSKFSGLAHAMEDLLDEVRDGDIDVSADLMDLLFECVDHLDAMLGDIDETGDTNVDPSDTEEALRTLAEDGVGALDSDSDDGTAEIDSEAKLDKTDSGLGELEGEDGGPVDFDHGLGPADDEGVYRAAVTLAETDMPGVDAIFLLRAVEGSFGDLATDPDRESLEDGAGADGFDLYLTAPGADEVAAGLEAVGQVDSADIAVVEPAPGEDGGTDAESGAEPPAEPDVEDPTAAEESDDGGADRSSSSSSDTISSVRVDVDQLDDLYGLVEQLVTSRIKLRREMEESGIDSGNLDELDKISSNLQNTVMDMRLIPLSAVVDTFPRLVRDIARDQDKEVNFDIDGRDIELDRTILTEIRDPLVHILRNAVDHGIEDPAEREAAGKESTGTIELRADRERDHVTIVVEDDGGGIDADALREKAVEKGVKTPAEVEAMDDDEARELVFHPGFSTNDEVTDVSGRGVGMDVVKTTVKELDGAVSLTSTPGEGTRFEIRLPVTVAIVRVMFIEVDGVEYGVPIKNIAEVSRATGVDVAHGDEVVRHDDDIYPVVRLGEVFADVRAGGGAASAVADGGSDLPEGELAGADAAADGADHTDGMLLRIREDKRPVALHCDEVLHQEEVVVKPLEGILSGTPGLSGTAVLGDGDVVSILDVETLGDRR, from the coding sequence ATGTCCGACGCACACATCCAGGCGTTCGTCCGCGAGAGCGAGGAGGGGATCACCGAGCTGAACAACTCGCTGCTGGCGCTGGAGTCGGACCCCGACGACGCGGCGGCGATGGACGCCATCTTCCGGACCGCCCACACCCTGAAGGGGAACGCGGCGGCGATGGGGTTCTCGAAGTTCTCCGGGCTGGCGCACGCGATGGAGGACCTGCTCGACGAGGTCCGGGACGGCGACATCGACGTGTCCGCCGACCTGATGGACCTCCTGTTCGAGTGCGTGGACCACCTCGACGCCATGCTCGGCGACATCGACGAGACGGGCGACACGAACGTCGACCCGAGCGACACGGAGGAGGCGCTCAGGACCCTAGCGGAGGACGGCGTCGGAGCTCTAGACTCGGATTCGGACGACGGGACCGCGGAAATCGACTCGGAAGCGAAATTGGACAAAACCGATAGCGGGCTCGGCGAATTGGAGGGCGAGGACGGCGGCCCCGTCGACTTCGATCACGGCCTCGGCCCGGCCGACGACGAGGGCGTCTACCGCGCGGCGGTGACGCTCGCGGAGACCGACATGCCGGGCGTCGACGCCATATTCCTCCTGCGGGCGGTCGAGGGATCGTTCGGCGACCTCGCGACCGACCCCGACCGCGAATCGCTCGAGGACGGCGCGGGCGCGGACGGCTTCGACCTCTACCTGACTGCGCCCGGCGCCGACGAGGTGGCGGCCGGACTCGAGGCGGTCGGGCAGGTCGACTCGGCCGACATCGCCGTCGTCGAACCGGCACCCGGCGAGGACGGCGGAACCGACGCAGAATCGGGCGCGGAACCGCCTGCCGAACCGGACGTGGAGGACCCCACCGCCGCCGAGGAATCGGACGACGGCGGCGCCGATCGGAGCAGTAGCTCCTCCTCGGACACCATCTCGTCGGTCCGCGTCGACGTGGACCAGCTCGACGACCTGTACGGGCTCGTCGAGCAGCTGGTGACGAGCCGGATCAAGCTCCGCCGGGAGATGGAGGAGTCCGGCATCGACTCGGGCAACCTCGACGAGCTCGACAAGATCAGCTCGAACCTCCAGAACACGGTGATGGACATGCGGCTCATCCCGCTGTCCGCGGTCGTCGACACCTTCCCGCGGCTCGTGCGCGACATCGCGCGCGACCAGGACAAGGAGGTGAACTTCGACATCGACGGTCGCGACATCGAACTCGACCGCACCATCCTCACCGAGATCAGGGACCCGCTCGTCCACATCCTCCGCAACGCCGTGGACCACGGCATCGAGGACCCGGCCGAGCGCGAGGCCGCCGGGAAGGAGTCGACGGGTACCATCGAACTCCGCGCGGACCGCGAGCGCGACCACGTCACCATCGTCGTCGAGGACGACGGCGGCGGCATCGACGCGGACGCGCTCCGCGAGAAGGCCGTCGAGAAGGGCGTGAAGACGCCCGCGGAGGTCGAGGCGATGGACGACGACGAGGCGCGGGAGCTCGTCTTCCACCCCGGCTTCTCCACCAACGACGAGGTGACCGACGTGAGCGGCCGCGGCGTCGGCATGGACGTGGTGAAGACCACCGTCAAGGAGCTCGACGGGGCCGTCTCGCTCACCTCGACCCCCGGCGAGGGCACGCGTTTCGAGATCCGCCTGCCCGTCACGGTCGCCATCGTCCGCGTAATGTTCATCGAGGTGGACGGCGTCGAGTACGGCGTTCCGATCAAGAACATCGCGGAGGTGTCGCGCGCGACCGGCGTCGACGTCGCCCACGGCGACGAGGTCGTGCGCCACGACGACGACATCTACCCGGTGGTCCGCCTCGGCGAGGTGTTCGCCGACGTACGCGCCGGTGGCGGCGCCGCGAGCGCCGTCGCCGACGGCGGGAGCGACCTGCCGGAGGGCGAGCTCGCCGGGGCCGACGCGGCCGCCGACGGAGCCGACCACACCGACGGGATGCTGTTGCGCATCCGCGAGGACAAGCGGCCCGTGGCGCTCCACTGCGATGAGGTGCTCCACCAGGAGGAGGTCGTCGTGAAGCCGCTCGAGGGCATCCTCTCGGGGACGCCCGGCCTCTCGGGGACGGCGGTCCTCGGGGACGGCGACGTCGTGTCCATCCTCGACGTGGAGACGCTGGGGGACCGCCGATGA
- a CDS encoding CheR family methyltransferase: MSTLDGDDGLSRVIRYVEDEVPFEPGYYNQAYLGRRIAARMQRRDAEDHSEYLGILRRDDDERGKLLDALTINVTGFFRDPDMWADLRPVLRELSADRRRVDAWSAPCADGREPYSLVMLATDDPEVNERRLSVTASDISEEALAAARAGVYETTRTTDIGEQLGPLSAYEPYVEEDGNVFRVRDPVKERVTFETRDLIDDGPRSNVDLLFCRNLLIYIDTAFKEGLFETLQASLREGGYLVVGKTETVPPGCRDSFEPVAKRSRIYRYTG, translated from the coding sequence ATGAGCACGCTGGACGGGGACGACGGCCTCTCCCGGGTCATCCGCTACGTGGAGGACGAGGTGCCGTTCGAACCGGGCTACTACAACCAGGCGTACCTCGGCAGGCGCATCGCCGCGCGGATGCAGCGACGGGACGCCGAGGACCACTCTGAGTACCTCGGAATCCTCCGCCGCGACGACGACGAGCGCGGGAAGCTCCTGGACGCGCTCACCATCAACGTCACCGGCTTCTTCCGGGACCCGGACATGTGGGCGGACCTCCGCCCGGTGCTCCGGGAGCTCTCGGCCGACCGGCGACGGGTGGACGCGTGGAGCGCCCCGTGCGCCGACGGCAGGGAGCCGTACTCGCTCGTGATGCTCGCGACGGACGACCCCGAGGTGAACGAGCGCCGCCTCAGCGTCACCGCGTCGGACATCAGCGAGGAGGCGCTCGCGGCCGCACGGGCCGGCGTGTACGAGACCACCCGGACGACCGACATCGGCGAGCAGCTCGGCCCCCTCTCGGCGTACGAGCCGTACGTCGAGGAGGACGGCAACGTCTTCCGGGTGCGCGATCCGGTGAAGGAGCGCGTCACCTTCGAGACGCGGGACCTCATCGACGACGGACCCCGATCGAACGTCGACCTGCTGTTCTGCAGGAACCTCCTCATCTACATCGACACCGCGTTCAAGGAGGGGCTGTTCGAGACCCTGCAGGCGTCGCTCCGCGAGGGCGGCTACCTCGTGGTCGGGAAGACCGAGACCGTCCCGCCGGGCTGTCGCGACTCGTTCGAGCCCGTGGCGAAACGCAGCCGGATCTACCGCTACACGGGATAA